From Daucus carota subsp. sativus chromosome 6, DH1 v3.0, whole genome shotgun sequence, the proteins below share one genomic window:
- the LOC135147177 gene encoding uncharacterized protein LOC135147177, producing MITDVLKTKSDIPVNSDAPNSASPPKQKKRRRLVAAYDFDDLEPAQDVNSEPTPTPTNEPAQSSPQQKPARFKRRAHKPKRAKIPESEITDFTIQEEQTPSSPIPVDPSQALMVEPLQAVPITDATPLSPTTSPKASPTASAVDEEIRCDEPVTAAAGATQSDCQTPLSDHGQIPQSPMKIPKDAIVHDTAPENYKSDAVEESDKVAVEALQSLAQTGEEPIKSQSEDKGKSAQDNVEKVADPVPADEKANSDTEDDTSSDTDKDDNAEIPLTQQKWESTSQFNARFCQLIFSYCFPDVPIPETGNELPFKITKRAFTDLIKKDSKKPQVPVFAIPVTVQDKLRVALPDKYTALFSDENIPQPSPSTVDPEQVPTSCPSQKGPVVKSTHTLPSGSSQQGPVAKYSPKRILRSTKSPTKPSPPPRKRRFLQKISDSESDEAPPPPPPAKKQRKKIKPTTITDLTVEPLQSEDPTQALIPFSDQPSSAEPVMIEPITAIPLDTIAADTQMSESFSEHNDQPTMTKSDEGLKLNQESLIQHEHIIAADTLVSEIASDVPNQSEDAQIEMVLQMIQDSLLQPEAIVAAPAQEITEAANSDAATEALESHTLSIFADDIDDDGATEVTSTPIQTPGLHLSISEPVRDNTTERADSQIKVLSPVKESSPIRALTVPSSPLPFSVPGRRKVCNLTYYQRMGRATPPSIEDRLTSIEATQMSMQHTLTDLSSSVAQLVQALTSDNVKKGEKVLKDKCKNDQLLIRKKSDDDDEEEKKEAVNEDKSIKQLVQVRSNKDAVSERPRESKQKHQSMELTVMSQAQNISKAVRDSDVISKEIALVNSEVEKQKEVQISGADKLIEAGDPESQKFCQTLKFRGRETTLFYKSPSLQAIDEAMARKIFEKENPGVDIEAIRLEEERLAAEKKKISKTKPRTRSQTQSESDAVDKGKKPVDGVPSVPPVIKRSVIKIASENPSQRMLKLSRNANIITNVSDQVEEKEAGLTRKRKGDSNPISDMTLTTNNAQVKVSATEEKVEDNKASRWSDLMKRTISEKRRFYGVKSNEEYISQIAQDDGSEISMEKNSSVMETIANTRILGYNNEADRPRVIQLGEAMQRSKVNALRAAIYKTGDETEELRNVKAQMIQTLKLKEENLINQFVRESYGYRLI from the exons atgattactgatgttcttaag acaaagtctgatataCCAGTAAACTCTGACGCTCCAAACtctgcttctcctccaaagcaaaagaaaagaagaaggcttgttgcagcatatgactttgatgatcttgaacctgcacaagatgtaaactctgaacctacaccTACACCAACCAATGAACCTGCTCAGTCTAGTCCTCAACAAaaaccagctagattcaaaagaagggcacacaagccaaagagagccaagattccagaatctgaaattactgatttcactatccaagaagagcaaacaccatcaagTCCAATTCCTGTTGatccttctcaagctctgatggtggaacctcttcaagctgttcctatcACTGATGCCACACCAttatctcctacaacatctcctaaagcatctcctacagcatctgcagtagatgaagagatcaggtgtgatgaaccagttacTGCTGCAGCTGGAGCAACTCAGTCTGATTGTCAAACTCCACTATCTGATCATGGtcaaattcctcaatctccaatgaaaattcctaaggatgccattgttcatgatacagctccagagaactacaaGTCTGATGCAGTTGAGGAAAgtgacaaagtagctgtggaagctttacaatctctggctcagactggtgaagagcccatcaagtcacagtctgaagataaaggaaaatctgctcaggataatgtggagaaagttgcagaTCCTGTTCCtgcagatgaaaaagcaaactctgatactgaggatgataccagttcagatactgacaaggatgacaaTGCTGAAATCCCTTTGacacaacagaaatgggagtctactagccagttcaatgcaag attctgtcagctCATATTCTCTTATTGCTTTCCTGATGTGCCCATTCCTGAAACTGGTAATGAATTACCTTTTAAGATCACCAAACGTGCTTTTACTGATCTTATTAAGAAGGATAGCAAGAAACCACAGGTCCCGGTATTTGCCATTCCTGTGACGGTACAGGATAAGTTAAGAGTGGCTTTACCTGATAAGTATACAgctttattctctgatgagaatataccacaGCCTTCACCTTCTACTGTTGATCCAGAACAAGTCCCAACCTCTTGTCCTTCTCAaaaggggccagttgtaaaatctactCACACACTACCCTCTGGTTCTTCCCAACAAGGGCCAGTTGCAAAATATTCACCAAAGAGGATTCTCAGGTCCACTAAATCTCCAACCAAACCCtcccctcctcccagaaaaagaagatttctgcagaaaatatcagactctgaatctgatgaagcacctccacctcctccaccagcaaagaaacagagaaagaaaatcaagccaaccacaattactgatctgactgttgagCCACTTCAGTCAGAAGATCCAACACAGGCTttgatcccattctctgatcaaccCTCTAGTGCAGAGCCTGTTATGATTGAACCCATCACAGCAATTCCACTTGACACAATagcagctgacacacaaatgtcagAATCATTCTCTGAGCACAATGATCAACCAACAAtgacaaaatctgatgaagggttgaagttgaatcaggaatctctgattcaacatgaaCATATCATTGCAGCTGATACTCTTGTGTCAGAAATAGCTTCTGATGTCCCCAatcaatcagaagatgcacagATAGAGATGGTCTTGCAAATGATTCAGGATTCTCTGCTTCAACCTGAAGctattgttgcagctcctgctcaggagattactgaagctgcaaactctgatgcagctactgaagctctagaatctcatactctgagcatctttgctgatgatattgatgatgatgGTGCAACAGAGGTCACATCCACTCCCATCCAGACACCTGGTCTTCACCTCTCAATCTCTGAGCCAGTGAGAGACAATACAACTGAAAGGGCTGATTCTCAAATTAAAGTACTATCACCTGTCAAAGAATCTTCTCCTATCAGAGCTCTCACAGTTCCAAGCTCTCCACTTCCATTCTCTGTGCCTGGCAGAAGAAAAGTCTGCAATTTAACTTATTATCAAAGGATGGGCAGAGCTACACCTCCTTCTATTGAGGACAGACTCACTTCCATTGAAGCCACTCAAATGTCTATGCAGCATACTCTGACTgatttgagctcctctgtagctcagctggttcaagctcttacctctgataatgtcaaaaagggggagaaagtgcttaaagacaaatgcaaaaatgaccagttattaataagaaaaaagtcagatgatgatgatgaagaggaaAAGAAGGAAGCTGTTAATGAAGACAAATCCATTAAGCAGTTGGTACAGGTCAGGAGCAATAAGGATGCAGTCTCTGAAAGACCCAGAGAATCAAAACAGAAGCACCAGTCTATGGAACtgactgttatgtctcaagCTCAGAACATAagtaaagcagtcagagattcagatgtcaTATCCAAAGAAATAGCTCTTGTAAATTCTGAGGTTGAAAAACAGAAAGAAGTTCAAATTTCTGGAGCTgataagctgattgaagctggagaccctgagtctcagaagttCTGTCAAACTCTAAAGTTCAGAGGCAGAGAAACCACTCttttctacaaatctccttccttgcaagcaattgatgaagccatggcaaggaaaatatttgaaaaggagAATCCAGGAGTTGATATAGAAGCTatcagacttgaggaagaaagactggctgctgagaagaagaagatcagcaagacaaa accaagaaccaggtctcaaactcaatctGAGTCTGATGCAGTAGATAAAgggaagaaacctgttgatggagttccttcagttcctcctgtgataaagagatcagtgatcaagatagcatcagagaatccttctcagaggatgTTAAAGCTAagcagaaatgcaaatataattactaatgtatctgatcaagtggaagaaaaggaagctggtttaaccagaaaaagaaaaggtGATAGCAACCCAATCTCTGATATGACTTTAACCACtaacaatgctcaagttaaagtttcaGCAACAGAAGAGAAAGTTGAAGACAATAAAGCCTCG agatggtctgatctgatgaagaggacaatcagtgaaaagagaagattttatggagtAAAGTCTAATGAGGAATACATTtcacaaatagctcaagatgatggttctgaaattagcatggaaaagaatagctctgtgatggagactattgcaaataccagaatcttgggttataacaatgaagcagacaggccaaGAGTAATACAGCTTGGAGAGGCAATGCAGAGAAGCAAAGTGAATGCtttgagagcagctatctataaaactggggatgaaactgaagaactcagaaatgtCAAAGCTCAGATGATCCAGACTTTGAAgctgaaggaagaaaatctgatcaaccagtttgtcagagaaagctatggatataggttgatttga